A stretch of the Rhizobium leguminosarum genome encodes the following:
- a CDS encoding ParB/RepB/Spo0J family partition protein → MAKAIHKITLNVGRDIPFDKLVLSQQNVRKIKVGVSIDELAEDIARRGLLTSLNVRAEVDGEGNETGFYRIPAGGRRYRALELLVSCKRLAKTAGIPCIVSSGDTPEVEDSLAENVHRVGLHPLDQYRAFQTLREQGIGEEEIAACFFISAATVRQRLRLASVSPRLLELYANDEIKLEQVMAFSITNDHGQQEQAWDTISRQPVREPYYIRRLLTDTTIRASDRRAVYVGVEAYEGAGGVVMRDLFEQDNGGWLQDPALLEQLVAEKLTADAETLKALEGWKWAEAAFDFPYGHTSGLRRFYGERAEMTEEEIARHDAVKAEYDKLDAHYAKAEEHSEETERRLEELGTELDRLNDRPYVFDPEDVARGGVFISLGADGELKVERGFVRPENEPQLETAERDTVISGSDDRDEMSRSSSPGGISVNGRAVSDEQAEEEDDVIRPLSDRLVLDMTATRTVAMRNALANNPVMAFIAVLHAFVLKAFYHRGSDTCLELTLQSARFSQTQGLGDTVWAKEIDQRQEAWGQDLPKSPDGLWDYLIALDEVSRLALLAHCASLSLNAVIEPWNKRTGAIAHADQVGRSIGFDMVDAGWTATVDAYLCRVTKAQILQAVREPKGERSAELIGHLKKADMAREAERLLDGSGWLPEPLRLAIDAASADVGNDSDNCAQTNAEPQDLPAFLTEDLNVSDLAGGPNEPFREEHLDAAQ, encoded by the coding sequence ATGGCAAAGGCCATTCACAAGATCACGCTCAATGTCGGACGTGATATCCCCTTTGATAAGCTGGTTTTAAGCCAACAAAACGTCCGCAAAATCAAGGTGGGCGTCTCGATCGACGAGCTTGCGGAGGACATAGCTCGCCGCGGATTACTGACGAGCCTGAATGTTCGGGCCGAAGTCGACGGTGAGGGCAATGAGACAGGCTTCTATCGCATCCCAGCCGGCGGCCGGCGCTACCGTGCGCTCGAACTGCTTGTCTCTTGCAAACGGCTTGCGAAGACTGCCGGCATCCCCTGCATCGTCAGCAGTGGCGACACGCCCGAAGTCGAGGATTCGCTCGCCGAAAACGTCCACCGCGTCGGTCTCCACCCGCTCGACCAGTACCGCGCTTTCCAAACCCTCCGCGAGCAAGGCATCGGCGAAGAGGAAATCGCGGCTTGCTTCTTCATCTCGGCGGCAACAGTCCGGCAACGCCTGCGGTTGGCTTCGGTCTCACCGCGTCTACTCGAGCTCTACGCCAATGATGAGATTAAGCTCGAACAGGTCATGGCCTTTTCCATCACCAATGACCATGGCCAGCAGGAGCAGGCCTGGGATACGATATCGCGCCAGCCGGTTCGCGAGCCCTATTATATCCGCAGGCTTCTGACCGATACCACGATCCGCGCAAGCGACCGCCGTGCCGTCTATGTCGGCGTCGAGGCCTATGAAGGCGCCGGCGGCGTGGTGATGCGTGACCTCTTCGAGCAGGACAACGGCGGATGGCTTCAAGATCCAGCGCTGCTCGAGCAATTGGTGGCCGAGAAGCTGACGGCGGACGCCGAGACGCTCAAGGCTTTGGAAGGCTGGAAGTGGGCCGAAGCTGCCTTCGATTTTCCCTACGGTCACACGTCGGGCCTCCGCCGTTTCTACGGCGAGCGGGCCGAAATGACCGAAGAAGAGATCGCGCGGCATGATGCGGTGAAGGCCGAATACGACAAGCTCGATGCGCACTATGCCAAAGCCGAGGAGCATTCCGAGGAAACCGAACGTCGGTTGGAAGAACTCGGGACCGAGCTCGATCGCCTCAACGACCGGCCATATGTCTTCGATCCCGAGGACGTCGCCCGTGGCGGCGTTTTCATCTCGCTCGGCGCCGACGGAGAACTGAAGGTCGAGCGCGGCTTCGTCCGACCGGAGAACGAGCCGCAGCTTGAGACGGCCGAGCGCGATACGGTGATTTCGGGGAGCGACGACCGCGATGAGATGAGCCGATCATCGTCACCCGGCGGGATATCAGTCAACGGCAGAGCGGTGTCGGACGAACAGGCCGAGGAGGAGGACGATGTGATCCGCCCCCTTTCTGACCGTCTGGTTCTCGATATGACTGCAACCCGTACCGTGGCGATGCGCAACGCACTTGCCAATAATCCAGTCATGGCTTTCATCGCCGTGCTGCATGCATTCGTCCTGAAAGCCTTCTACCATCGCGGGTCGGACACCTGCCTGGAATTAACGTTGCAAAGCGCCAGGTTCAGCCAGACCCAAGGACTGGGCGACACCGTCTGGGCCAAGGAGATCGATCAGCGGCAGGAAGCATGGGGCCAGGATCTTCCCAAGTCGCCCGACGGTCTATGGGATTATCTGATCGCGCTCGACGAGGTCAGCCGGCTGGCGCTGCTTGCACATTGCGCATCTCTCTCGCTGAATGCCGTTATTGAACCGTGGAACAAGCGTACCGGTGCGATCGCCCATGCCGATCAGGTCGGTCGCTCGATCGGGTTTGACATGGTTGATGCCGGTTGGACGGCGACTGTCGATGCGTATCTCTGCAGGGTCACCAAGGCGCAGATCCTGCAGGCTGTGCGGGAGCCTAAGGGCGAGCGGTCAGCCGAACTGATCGGCCATCTCAAGAAAGCCGACATGGCTCGTGAGGCAGAACGTCTGCTGGATGGCAGCGGCTGGCTTCCCGAGCCACTGAGATTGGCGATCGACGCGGCCTCGGCTGATGTCGGCAATGACAGTGACAACTGCGCTCAGACAAACGCTGAGCCGCAGGATCTTCCGGCTTTCCTGACCGAAGACCTAAATGTCAGCGACCTGGCAGGAGGGCCAAACGAGCCCTTCCGGGAGGAACATCTCGACGCTGCCCAATAG